The following proteins come from a genomic window of Aricia agestis chromosome 19, ilAriAges1.1, whole genome shotgun sequence:
- the LOC121736781 gene encoding uncharacterized protein LOC121736781 yields the protein MTKGWGGFSGKPLTFRLAQVLTGHGCFGAYLCKVARREPTPACHDCGAAEDTAQHTLEVCDRWAVQRHDLVAVLGGDLSLPSMVRCMLESDEAWQAAVSFCEYVISQKETAERNREDDRSSLPLRRRRTGVRRRRYANLQ from the exons ATGACgaagggctgggggggttttagtgg aaaacccctcaccttccgccttgcTCAGGTGCTCACCGGACATGGTTGTTTCGGTGCGTAcctgtgtaaggtcgccaggagggagcctacgccagcctgccacgactgtggcgctgcggaggacacggcccagcacaccctcgaggtgtgcgatcgctgggccgtgcagcgccacgatctTGTGGCAGTGCTAGGCGGGGACCTCTCGctcccgagcatggtgcgctgcatgcttgagagcgatgaggcctggcaggcggcggtctctttctgcgagtATGTCatctcgcagaaagagaccgcggAGCGGAATAGAGAGGATGACAGGTCCTCtcttccgctccgccggcgtagaacgggagtgcggaggcgtcgctatgcgaacctccaataa
- the LOC121736782 gene encoding neurofilament heavy polypeptide-like: MEGRNKPSILRDEGAAKAVKKDEEAAKAARQRAILAALGGGGDSAKKRDSPKPAPITAPAAELLTDEDIDFSQPQPNGVERMLKLMQKKKMRGDKDLPRVLLTRDVKMPPPSTGKDPIGRDSPRGRVSQHGRDLPGHDSEDCKGAVPKAKRGRGRPPTTGQYVGLAKAQADLNREKEEALRLQAEEEVAEAARAAREMRSSLLASPAPMEEDRPEQTIHALAQCVETSLGTISMVAAKSNNLKGTFQRLLKEAVSDIRATVAEMRSRGATEEMRALEAQNARLQNEVESLRKELEELRRQVLKPAEQDMRQLLSEVSRSNVETFSNMLNARLAGLESRLLPEPRLRPPLAADRARSITPAPVESVEAPPDVTPEPPKQKAKGKPAPKKTRQPAAVAPQEAPAAPEAPKAKKGRKKKRPSMAAQEAAQGGANTSSPRTETPWTKVGPKGVKVGRPVASAEMRIAGLDTRATLRSRELGSVEHNQRCSRAAPG, from the exons ATGGAAGGTCGTAATAAGCcaagtattctccgg GATGAGGGGGCCGCTAAGGCGGTGAAGAAGGACGAGGAGGCCGCCAAGGCGGCGAGGCAGCGGGCCATCTTGGCTGCGTTAGGAGGAGGAGGGGACAGCGCGAAGaagcgcgacagcccgaagccggcgcccattaccgcgccggcggcggagctTCTAACGGACGAAGACATCGACTTCAGTCAGCCGCAGCCTAACGGCGTTGAGCGAATGCTGAAGTTGATGCAGAAGAAGAAGATGAGAGGCGACAAGGATCTTCCGCGTGTCCTtttgacacgcgacgtgaaaatgccgcctccaagCACCGGAAAGGACCCGATtggtagagactcccctcgcggtagagtctcccaacatggacGTGACTTACCCGGACatgacagcgaggactg CAAAGGGGCCGTACCAAAAGCAAAGAGAGGACGTGGCCGCCCACCAACGACCGGACAATATGTCGGCTTGGCGAAGGCGCAGGCCGATCTAAACAGAGAAAAGGAGGAGGCCCTTCGACTCCAGGCGGAGGAGGAGGTAGCCGAGGCGGCCAGGGCGGCGCGAGAGATGCGTTCTTCGCTCCTCGCCAGCCCCGCCCCCATGGAAGAAGATAGGCCAGAGCAGACCATCCAcgctctggcccaatgtgttgagACTTCGCTGGGAACGATCTCCATGGTCGCAGCGAAGTCGAATAACCTCAAGGGGACGTTCCAGCGGctcctcaaggaggcggtcagcGATATACGCGCCACTGTCGCCGAAATGAGAAGTCGCGGAGCGACCGAAGAGATGAGGGCCCTCGAGgctcagaatgcgcggctcCAGAATGAAGTGGAGTCTTTGCGCAAAGAGCTAGAGGAGCTACGCCGTCAGGTGTTGAAGCCGGCCGAGCAGGATatgcgccagctgttgtctgaggtcTCTCGATCTAACGTGGAGACCTTCAGCAACATGCTGAACGCTCGGCTGGCTGGACTGGAGAGTCGGCTCCTTCCAGAGCCTCGACTGCGCCCTCCGCTCGCGGCGGACAGAGCCCGGAGTATTACGCCGGCTCCCGTCGAGAGTGTAGAGGCTCCACCGGATGTAACGCCGGAGCCCCCGAAGCAGAAGGCCAAGGGGAAACCGGCCCCAAAGAAGACACGGCAGCCAGCCGCAGTGGCCCCGCAAGAGGCCCCTGCCGCGCCCGAGGCGCCCAAGGCCAAGAAGGGccggaagaagaagcggccgtCAATGGCCGCTCAGGAGGCGGCACAGGGGGGAGCGAACACCAGCTCCCCTCGTACTGAGACCCCTTGGACCAAGGTGGGCCCAAAGG GGGTGAAGGTCGGACGGCCGGTTGCAAgcgcggagatgcgcatcgccggcctaGATACGCgtgctaccctgcgttcgagggaactcgggagcgTTGAGCATAACCAAAGGTGTTCGCGCGCGGCACCCGGTTAA